The Helianthus annuus cultivar XRQ/B chromosome 16, HanXRQr2.0-SUNRISE, whole genome shotgun sequence genome includes a window with the following:
- the LOC110918940 gene encoding uncharacterized protein LOC110918940 — protein sequence MLEKTFSTFHASNMLLLQQYRERKFTKYSELISCLLVAEQNNKLLLQNHQARPVGASPLPEANAANYQSGRGRGGGRGRGRGRGRGRSNTWRRETQNSKSSKGESSRQNTGRPPRGRTSGSQNNICYKCGMSNHWSRTCRTPKHLVEAYQQMMKETGKNVETNLIENAPNLSSPTPLSDTHLDASDFIEN from the coding sequence ATGCTTGAGAAAACTTTCTCAACGTTCCATGCATCAAACATGCTCTTGTTGCAGCAGTACAGGGAACGTAAATTTACAAAATATTCTGAATTAATATCATGTTTGTTGGTCGCGGAGCAAAACAACAAGCTCCTACTACAAAATCATCAAGCGCGACCCGTCGGTGCAAGCCCATTGCCAGAAGCAAATGCGGCAAATTATCAAAGCGGACGTGGGAGAGGTGGCggtcgtggtcgtggtcgtggCCGTGGCCGTGGACGGAGCAATACATGGCGACGAGAAACTCAAAATTCAAAATCTAGTAAGGGCGAATCGAGTCGACAGAACACGGGACGACCTCCTAGAGGGAGAACTAGCGGGAGCCAAAACAATATATGTTATAAATGTGGAATGTCAAATCATTGGTCTCGCACATGTCGCACCCCCAAACATCTCGTTGAAGCTTATCAACAGATGATGAAAGAAACAGGAAAAAATGTTGAGACAAATCTGATTGAGAATGCACCTAATCTGTCATCTCCTACACCACTATCAGACACTCATCTAGACGCATCTGACTTCATTGAAAATTAG